In the genome of Luteitalea pratensis, the window TTCCTGTCGCTCTTCCTGTTCTGGGAACTGGCGGCGGTATCGGCGGTGATGCTGGTATGGCTGCGCCGCGAACGCACCGCGGTGGCAGCGGGGTTCCGGTATCTGCTCGTCCACGTGTTCGGCGGGTTGTGCCTGCTCGGGGGGATCGTCCTCTACTGGTCGGATTCCGGATCGCTCGCGTTCGTTGACATGTCGGCCCACGCGGGGACTACCGCGTTTGCGCTGATCCTCGTCGCCTTCCTCCTCAATGCAGCGGTGCCGCCGCTGGGCGCCTGGCTGCCTGACGCCTATCCAGAGGCCACCGTCACGGGCGCCGTCTTTCTGACGGCGTTCACCACGAAGTCGGCGGTCTATGCCCTGGTGCGGGGATTCGCGGGCACCGAGCTCCTGGTGTGGTCGGGCGCCGCGATGGCGGTCTATGGCGTCGTGTACGCCGTGCTCGAGAACGATGCCAGGAGGCTGCTCGCGTACCACATCATCAGCCAGGTGGGCTACATGGTGTGCGGCGTCGGCCTTGGCACGGAGATGGCGCTGAACGGCACGACCGCACACGCGTTCTCGCACATCCTCTACAAGGCACTGCTCTTCATGGGCGCTGGTGCGGTGCTGGAGGTCACGGGCCGGAGAAAACTGAGCGAGATGGGCGGCCTTCACAAGACCATGCCCGTGACGCTCGGTCTCTACATGATTGGCGCGTTCGCCATTTCAGCCGTGCCGTTGTTCAGCGGCTTCGTCAGCAAGTCGATGGTCGTGTCCGCGGCCGGCGAATCCCACAGGGCGGCGATCTTCCTGACGCTGACGCTGGCCTCGGCGGGGACGTTCCTGCATACGGGACTCAAGCTTCCGTATTACATGTTCTTCGGTCGTGATCGCGGTCTCGCTGCTCACGAGCCGCCGTCGAACATGCTCGTCGCGATGGGCCTGGCCGCGGCCGCCTGCATCATCATTGGCGTCTTTCCGGGCCTGCTGTACGCGCAACTGCCGTACCACGTCGATTACGCGCCCTACACGGTACGCCACGTGCTGTCGACGCTCGGCGTGCTCAGCTTTACGGCGCTCGGGTTCTTCGCCCTGCTGTCCCACCTCGACCCAGAGCCCACGATCAGTCTCGACACGGACTGGTTCTACCGGCGGGGTCTGTCGACGGCAATGGCTCATAGCTATTCCGCGCTCGTGCGCGTGGAGAACGCTCTCGCGCTCGTCTATGAGGGTTTCGTTGGGCGCCTGCTGCTGGGTACCGCAGCCCGGCTGCGTCAGGTCGACGCGTCTGTCGTGGACCGCGCCGCCGAGGGCATCGGCAACATTACCGACGCCGTGAGCCAGAGCCTGAAGCTGGTGGTAACCGGTCATGCTCAGCATCACGGGCTCATGATGGCGGCCGGCGTGCTGATCGCCATGGCCATTGCCCTGTTCGCACGACAATGACGTATCCAGTCCTTACGGCATCGACGTTCCTGCCGTCAGTAGGGGCGGCTCTCATCTTCCTGTGCCCCGTGCGACTGGCGCGCTGGATCGCGCTCGTGACGACGATCGCCACGCTGGCGGTGTCGGCACCGCTCTACCTGTCGTTCGACAAGACCTCGAGCGCTCTCCAGTTCGTCGAGAGCCGGCCATGGATCCCGTCCTGGAACGTGGCCTACGGCATGGGTGTCGACGGCATCAGCCTGCCGTTCATCGGCCTCTCGGCATTTGTCAGCGTGCTGTGCGTCGCCGTGTCGTGGAATGCCATCCAGGTGCGGGTGTGGGAGTTCTACGCGACGTTGCTCGTTGCCGAGACGGCGATGATCGGATTGTTTGCGGCGACGAACTTCTTTCTCTTCTACATGTTCTGGGAACTCATGGTCGTTCCCATGTTCCTGCTCATCGGCGTGTGGGGAGGGACGGGCCGCGTTCACGCCGCGCTGAAGTTCCTCATCTTCACGCTGGCGGGGAGCCTGTTGATGCTCGTCGGTCTCATCTCGCTGCTGCACACGAGCGGCACGCTCGACTTCGAGGCGCTGGCGAGGACCGACCTCGGGCTGACACAACAGGCGTGGCTCTTCGTCGCGTTCTCGGCCGCCTTCGCGGTAAAGGTGCCGATGTTCCCCGTGCATACATGGCTTCCGGATGCGCACACCGAGGCACCGACTGCCGGGAGCGTGATCCTGGCCGGGATCCTGTTGAAGATGGGCGGCTACGGGTTGCTGCGGATTGCGTTGCCGATCCTCTCTGATGCCGTCCGCCTGTTCCTGACGCCGATGCTGGTGTTATCAGGGGTCGCGATCGTCTACGGCGCGTACGTGACGCTGGCCCAGACCGATATCAAGCGCCTCATTGCGTACTCGAGCATCAGTCACATGGGCTTTGTGACGCTCGGAATCTTCTCGCTCGACCGCAGCGGCATCGAGGGCGCCATCCTGCAGATGATCAATCACGGGATCATCACCGGCGCTCTCTTCCTGTGCGTGGGAATGATCTACGAGCGTACTCACACCCGCGACGTCGCGAAGTACGGGGGACTGTTCAAGGTCGCGCCAATCTACTCGACGTTCCTCGCGATCTTCTGTCTCGCCGCTGCAGGCACGCCAGGGCTCAATTCATTCGTCGGGGAATTTCTCATCATTCTCGGGGCGATCAGGGTCTGGCCGTTGATCGGCGCGATGGCAGTGTGGGGTGTCGCGCTGGGCGCTGCCTATGTGCTGTGGCTGTTCTACCGGATGGTCATCGGCGAGCTCGGTCCAGGTGTGCAGGGAGTGCGACTGGACCTCAACATCCGCGAAGTCGTGACCCTCGCGCCGTTGGTCGCGCTGGCTGTGGTCATCGGCCTCTACCCCGAGTCCGTGCTCGGTGTCCTTCGCGGGTCGGTCACACAGTTGCTGGCAGACGTGGCCTCGAGCGGCGGAATTGCGGGGCGGCCGTGAGAGATCTGCTCGTCCTGCTCCCCGAACTGGTCCTTGCAGGTGTGGGCCTGGTCCTGATCGTCGCCGCACGTCGGATCACACGCGCAGGTGTTGCCGCAGGCCTGGCGATCGTGGCGGCGGCTGTGGCCGCCTTCGCTGGCCTTGCCATGGACGTCCCGACCATGGGCTTCGGAGGTACGGTGACAACCGACGGCTACGCCGTGTTCTTCAAGCTGCTCTTCGCGGCGAACCTGGCGTTGGTGGCACTCCTGTCGGTGAGGCATTTCGATGCGGAGCGCGTCCGGCCTGCCGAGTACCATGCGCTGCTCGTGCTGGCCACCACAGGAATGATGCTGACCGCATCGGCCGTCGAGTTCCTGATGCTGTACCTGGGGCTCGAGCTGATGTCGCTGTGCGCCTATGTGCTGGTCGGCATCACGCGCGACAAGGCCGTCTCGAATGAGGCGGCGATGAAGTACTTCCTGCTGGGGTCCTTTGCATCGGCCCTGCTGCTGTATGGAATCAGCCTCGTTTATGGCGTGACAGGCGCGACGGACTTCGCGACAATCGCCGCCCACCTGAAGGCCGGCACCGCGTCGGGCGCTCAGGCGCCATCACCACTGCTGGGAATCGCCGTCGCGCTCATCGTCGCCGGGCTGGCATTCAAGATTGCGGCAGTCCCGTTCCACGCGTGGGCACCCGATGCCTACGAGGGTGCCAGCACGCCAGTCGCCGGGTTCCTGGCGGCCGGCTCGAAGGCCGCAGGGCTCGCGGCGCTGGGACGCGTGTGCATGGTGGCATTCGTGTCCGAGCAGGGCGTCTGGTCCTCGATCATGGTCGTGCTCGCCGTGCTGTCGATGACCGTCGCCAGCCTCCTCGCGCTGGCGCAGACGTCGATGAAGCGGATGCTTGCCTATTCGTCGGTGGCGCATGCCGGGTACGCGTTGCTGGGTCTCATCGCCGGGACGGCCGACGGCGCCTCGGCGACGATGACGTACGCATTCGTGTATGCATTCATGACGCTCGGGGCATTTGGCATCGTGGTCGGTATGGGCGAGCGCGGCGAGACCCTCGACGGCTATCGCGGACTGGCGGCGACCACGCCGTGGACGGCGTGGCTGATGTTCCTGTTCCTGTTGTCGCTGACCGGCATACCGCCGACGGCCGGATTCGCGGCCAAGTTCGGCGTGATTCTCAGCGCGGTGCAGTCCGGCCATCTCGTCCTGGCCGTTGTCGCCGTGTTGTGCAGCATCGTGTCCGCATTCTTCTATCTGCGCGTGGCTGTCCTCATGTTCATGAGCGACGTGCAGACACCGGCGCCCGGCCGCTTTCCGGCAGCAGTGTCGGCGGCGGTCGTGCTTGCGGCGTTCGTCACGATTGTCGGCGGCATCTTCCCGGGGACCTTCGCCGTCTGGGCGTCGGCACAGCCGTGAACGGCCCTCGGACCTCGACCGAGGCGTAGAATGATGGGGTCTATTCCCATCCGAAAGCGGGGCCTTTGCTGATGAGTGAATACGTCGGCATCGTGGTCACTTTTGTGCTGGCGGGGGCGCTCGTCGCCGCGTTCATCGCCCTGGCATCGACGCTCGGCCCCAGGATGCCGTCCGCCGCGAAGTCCGTGCCTTTCGAGTGCGGACAGGACCCCCTCTCGCTGCCGACAGGCCACCTGTCGATCAAGTTCTACCTGACCGCGATTCTCTTCATCCTGTTCGATGTCGAGCTGGTCTTCCTGTACCCGTTGGCGGTCGTGTTCCGCGATCTCGGGATGTGGGCACTGGCCGAGGTCGTCATCTTCCTGGGCGTGCTCATGGCCGGGTTCTTCTACGCCTGGGACAACGGCGCCCTGGAATGGCAATAGAAAGGTAACGAGAGATGTCTGGCGAAGGCGGATTCGTGACGAGCCGTCTGGACGAGGCCATCGGCTGGGCCCGGAAGTTTTCGATCTTCCAGTACCCCTTCGTGACGGCGTGCTGTGGCATGGAGTACATGGCCACGGCCTGCGCTCACTACGATGTCGATCGCTTTGGCGCCGGCCTGCCGCGATTCTCGCCGCGCCAGGCCGACGTGCTCTTCGTGGTCGGCACCATCAGTCACAAGATGGCGCCGATCCTGAAGCGCATCTACGACCAGTTGGCCGAACCCAAATGGGTCGTCTCGTTCGGCGTGTGTACCTGCACGGGCGGCTTCTACGACAACTACGCCACCGTCATGGGCATCGACACGATCATTCCCGTCGACGTCTACATCCCGGGCTGTCCTCCACGACCCGAGTACGTGCTGGATGGCCTGCTCAAGCTGCAGGCACGCATCGCCGAGCAACATGCCACCGGCCAGCGCCCCGTGCCGGAGCTCAGGCCGGCGATGCAGAGGCCGGTGTTCGAGCCATGAGCGCCGTGTCACTGATTCAGGCGGTGCGCGATCGTTTCCCCGCCGCCGTGACGGCGTCGCATTCGTTTCGCGGCGATGCCACGGTGATCGTCGCCAGAGCCGCCCTGCTCGAGGTCATGCGATCACTCAAGGAGGACGCGGTCTTCCAGATGAATGTGCTGATGGACCTGACGGCCGTCGACTTCTCCGCCTTCGGAAAGAAGCCGTCACGCGCATTCTTTTCCTCGTCCGGTGTGGCGGTGCGTCCGTCATCCGGAATTCCCACGCTCGACCCGTGGCCCGGTCCGCCTGCGGATGCCCGCTTCGCCGTCGTCTATCACTTCTTCTCGTTGCCGCTGAAGCATCGGCTGCGCGTGGAAGTGCTCCTGCAGGAGGACGATCCGGAAGTCGATTCCGTGACGCCGCTGTGGGCAGGTGCCGACTGGCTCGAGCGCGAGGTCTGGGACATGTTCGGCATCCGTTTCCGTGGGCATCCCAACCTGAAGCGCATCCTCATGTACGACGAGTTCGTCGGCCATCCGCTCCGGAAGGACTACCCGGTCGACAAGCGGCAGCCCCTCATCGGCCCGGTGAACTGATGAACACGCGCGAGATGCTGCTGAATGTCGGGCCCGCGCATCCCGCCATGCACGGGATCATCAGGATCGTCACGACGCTCGACGGGGAGCGGATCGTCGACATCGACGTCGAGATCGGCTACCTGCATCGCGGCTTCGAGAAGATGGCCGAGACGGTCGACTACAACGGCGTCATGCCGTACACCGACCGCCTCAACTACGTCTCGCCGCTGATCAACAACATGGGCTACTGCATGGCCGTGGAGAAGCTGCTGGGGATGTCGGTCCCGGATCGCTGCCACTACATCCGCGTGATCATGTCGGAGATCTCGCGGATTTCGGATCACCTCACGTGCGTGGGCGCCAGCGCGATGGAGCTGGGCGCGTTCACGGTGTTTCTCTACATGATCAAGGCCCGCGAGTACTTGTGGGACCTGGTGGAAATGGTGACCGGGGCGCGCCTCACGGTGACGTACTGTCGCGTCGGCGGAGTGAAGGGGGATCTTCCCGCGGGTTTCGACGAGGCGTGCGCGAACGCGTTCAAGGAAACGCGCCTGGTGATCAAGGAGTCGGACACGCTGCTGACGCGCAATCGCATCTTCGTCGATCGCATGTCGGGGACAGGAAAGATCTCGGCCGAGGATGCGATCTCGCACGGCATCACCGGACCGTTCCTGCGCGGCTGCGGCGTCGCCTATGACGTACGTAAGGATTGCCCGTACGCGGTCTACGACCGGCTCGAGTTCGATGTGCCGGTCGGCACCAGGGGCGACAACCTCGATCGCTACATGGTCCGCATGGAGGAGATGGAACAGTCGATGCGGATCGTCGAGCAGGCCCTCAGGGAGATTCCGGACGGTCCGGTGCTCGCGAGCCCTGACACAGCGAAGCCGATGCCGGCAGCGGAGATGGTCGATCGCGCCAAGGTCGGAAACATCAGGAGCATTGCCGACAGCGTCGCCGTCACCGATCCCACGCTCGACGGTGCCAGCAAGCCGCTGCATCTGCACATTGCGGGGGACGAGAAGCGCGTGTTCCTGCCGCCCAAGGAAGACACGTACGGCAACATCGAAGGGCTGATGCAGCACTTCAAGCTCGTCATGTACGGCCATGGCATACAGCCGCCGGCCGGAGAGGTCTACTTTCCCGTCGAGGGAGCCAACGGAGAGCTCGGGTTCTACATCGTCAGCGATGGCAGCAGCTCTGCGTACCGGGTGCGGGTCCGTCCGCCATGCTTTGCCATCATGTCGGCCCTGCCCAAGCTCCTCATCGGCGACATGATCGCCGACCTGACGCCAACGTTCGGGTCCGTCAACATGATCGGGGGCGAACTGGATCGATGAATTTCGACGCGTTGGACTCGCAGGCACGGGAAATCATCCAGCGATACGACCAGCCACGCGCGGCGATGTTGCCGTTGTTGTGGCTGGTGCAGGCGGAGCTCGGTCATGTCCCTGCCGAGGCTGAGTTCTGGGTCGGCCGCCATCTGGGCGTCGCGGTCTCGCACGTACGCGAGGTGGTGTCCTTCTATTCGATGTTCCGTACGACGCCGGGAGGCCGGCGGGAACTTCGTGTCTGCACGAGCCTGCCTTGTCTGCTGCGCGGCGCCGGCGACGTGCTGACGCGCATCCAGGACCAGTTGGGGGTTCGCGCTGGCGAGACGACACCGGGCGGTGAGCTGACGGTGACGGCTGTCGAGTGCCTGTGTGCGTGCGAAATCGCGCCGATGGCCCAGCTCGACGAACAATTCGTCGGTCCGCTGGACGAACCGGGCGCTCTCGAATCGATTCTCCGCGATGCGCTTCGGCCAGCTACCTTCGCGCCGCTGGGCGGTGCGAAGGCGGGCGAGCCCGGTGACGCCTGTCACGAGCCCGAGCCGTTCATTTCGACCGCTGGCCCGGTGCTCTCGACGCGGTTCGGGAACGCGGACGGGACATGGTTTGACGCGTACGTCGAGAGCGGAGGCTACGTCGCTGCGAAGCGGGCGCTCTCGATGACGCCAGCGCAGATCATCGACGAGATCTCGCAGTCGAATCTCCGCGGTCTCGGGGGGGCCGGTTTCCCGACGGCGAAGAAGTGGTCGTTCATCCCGAAGAACAGCGCCAGGCCGGTGTACCTGGTCGTGAACGCCGACGAGGGCGAACCGGGGACGTTCAAGGATCGCTACATCCTCGAGCGCGATCCGCACGCGTTGCTGGAAGGCATGATCGTCGCGACCTACAGCATCGGCAGCCACAAGGCCTACGTCTACATCAGGGGCGAGTACTTCCGGTCGGCGGACCGCTTCAACCGCGCCGTGCAGGAGGCCCATGCGCACGGGTGGCTGGGCACGAACATACAGGGCAGCGGATTCGATCTGGACGTGGTCGTCCATCGCGGCGCAGGCGCCTATATCTGCGGCGAAGAGACAGCCCTGCTGACATCACTGGAAGGCGGCAAGGGCTTTCCCAAGCTCAAGCCGCCGTTCCCGGCAATCTCCGGACTGTTCCACTGCCCGACGATCGTCAACAACGTCGAGACGCTGGCGTGCGTGCCGTTCATCCTTCGCGAGGGGGCGGAGCGCTTCGCGCGCCTCGGCACGTCCACGCAGGGAGGGACGCGGCTGTTCTCGGTATGCGGGCACGTCCAGCGGCCGGGACTCTACGAAGCGCCAGTCGGTGTGTCCCTGCGTGAGTTGATCGAAGGCCACGCCGGAGGGGTCCGTGACGGCCGAACGCTGAAGGCCGTCGTCCCGGGTGGCATCTCGGCCAAGGTGCTCACCGCATCGGAGATCGACGTCCAGATGGACTTCGACTCGTTGATGGCGGCCGGCTCGATGGCCGGATCGGGCGGCGTGATCGTGATGGACGACACGACGTGCATGTTCGAGGCGCTGCAATCGGCGTCGAAGTTCTTCGCGCACGAGTCGTGCGGCCAGTGTTCGCCGTGCCGGGAGGGCACTGGTTGGGTGTACCGCATCCTCAATCGCATTGCCGAGGGCAAGGGGCGGCCGCAGGACCTGGATGATCTGCTGGCGATTGCCCGAGACATGGAGGGCAAGACCATCTGTGTGTTCGCGGATGCGGCGGCGTGGCCGGTGCAGTCCTACATCACGAAGTTCCGCGAGGAGTTCGACGCGCACGTCCGGATCGGGACGTGCCCCGCGCGAAGCCGAGAGGTGGCCGCATGCCAACCCTGACGATCGACGGCCGGCAAGTCAGCAGCCCGGACGGCACCACGGTCATCCAGGCCGCGGAGACGCTCGGCATCTTCGTTCCGCGCTACTGCTATCACCCCGCCCTGTCGGTCGCCGGAAACTGCCGCATCTGCCTTGTCGAAGTGGAAAAAACCGCCAAGCTGCAGATCGCCTGCAATACGCCGGTGAGCGAGGGCATGGTTGTGCACACCACGAGCGAGAAGGCCGAAGACGGCCGGCGGGCCGTGCTCGAATTCCTCCTCGCCAACCATCCCCTCGACTGCCCGGTGTGCGATCAGTCCGGGGAATGCGAACTGCAGAACTTCTACATGAACTTCGGGCTCTACGATGCGAGGTTCCGCGAGCAGAAGGTCAAGAAGAAGAAGGCGGTCGCCATCGGCCCGCACGTCATGCTCGACCAGGAACGCTGCATCCTCTGCTCGCGCTGCGTCCGCTTCACCGATGAGATCACGAGGACGGGAGAATTCGGCATCTTCAATCGCGGCGACAGGGCCGAACTGGGCCTCTATCCCGGGCAGGAGCTGAACAACCCGTATTCAGGCAACGTGATTGACGTCTGTCCGGTGGGCGCCCTCACCGAACAGGACTTTCGGTTCAAGGCGCGCGTCTGGTACCTCTCGAGTGCCCCGTCCGTGTGCAATGGCTGCGCGCAAGGGTGCAACGTCGACGTGCATTATGTGCTCGACAGGCCGCACCTGAACGGCGGCGCGCGCGTCATGCGCCTGAAGCCTCGCTACAACCCGGACGTCAACCAGTGGTGGATGTGCGACGAGGGGCGCTTCGGCTTTCATTGGATCGACCGCGGGCGCCTGACCCACGTCCGTCATCGCGGCGCCGAATCGACCTGGGAACAGGCCGTCGCCGACATCAGTGCGGCGCTCGCACCGCGCGATAGCGGTGCCGCGCGTCTCGGTGTCATCGCCTCCTCCGGACT includes:
- a CDS encoding Na(+)/H(+) antiporter subunit D, which encodes MSPEWIHPGLVLIAGAWLIPLLGGTAKRVAMILVPAVALIDCLLLQPGTYGVVHFVGQDLTFGRVDRLSLVFAYVFALMTLVGMVYALHVNDDAQHVSALTYAGSALGITFAGDFLSLFLFWELAAVSAVMLVWLRRERTAVAAGFRYLLVHVFGGLCLLGGIVLYWSDSGSLAFVDMSAHAGTTAFALILVAFLLNAAVPPLGAWLPDAYPEATVTGAVFLTAFTTKSAVYALVRGFAGTELLVWSGAAMAVYGVVYAVLENDARRLLAYHIISQVGYMVCGVGLGTEMALNGTTAHAFSHILYKALLFMGAGAVLEVTGRRKLSEMGGLHKTMPVTLGLYMIGAFAISAVPLFSGFVSKSMVVSAAGESHRAAIFLTLTLASAGTFLHTGLKLPYYMFFGRDRGLAAHEPPSNMLVAMGLAAAACIIIGVFPGLLYAQLPYHVDYAPYTVRHVLSTLGVLSFTALGFFALLSHLDPEPTISLDTDWFYRRGLSTAMAHSYSALVRVENALALVYEGFVGRLLLGTAARLRQVDASVVDRAAEGIGNITDAVSQSLKLVVTGHAQHHGLMMAAGVLIAMAIALFARQ
- a CDS encoding complex I subunit 4 family protein; protein product: MTYPVLTASTFLPSVGAALIFLCPVRLARWIALVTTIATLAVSAPLYLSFDKTSSALQFVESRPWIPSWNVAYGMGVDGISLPFIGLSAFVSVLCVAVSWNAIQVRVWEFYATLLVAETAMIGLFAATNFFLFYMFWELMVVPMFLLIGVWGGTGRVHAALKFLIFTLAGSLLMLVGLISLLHTSGTLDFEALARTDLGLTQQAWLFVAFSAAFAVKVPMFPVHTWLPDAHTEAPTAGSVILAGILLKMGGYGLLRIALPILSDAVRLFLTPMLVLSGVAIVYGAYVTLAQTDIKRLIAYSSISHMGFVTLGIFSLDRSGIEGAILQMINHGIITGALFLCVGMIYERTHTRDVAKYGGLFKVAPIYSTFLAIFCLAAAGTPGLNSFVGEFLIILGAIRVWPLIGAMAVWGVALGAAYVLWLFYRMVIGELGPGVQGVRLDLNIREVVTLAPLVALAVVIGLYPESVLGVLRGSVTQLLADVASSGGIAGRP
- a CDS encoding NADH-quinone oxidoreductase subunit N, producing the protein MRDLLVLLPELVLAGVGLVLIVAARRITRAGVAAGLAIVAAAVAAFAGLAMDVPTMGFGGTVTTDGYAVFFKLLFAANLALVALLSVRHFDAERVRPAEYHALLVLATTGMMLTASAVEFLMLYLGLELMSLCAYVLVGITRDKAVSNEAAMKYFLLGSFASALLLYGISLVYGVTGATDFATIAAHLKAGTASGAQAPSPLLGIAVALIVAGLAFKIAAVPFHAWAPDAYEGASTPVAGFLAAGSKAAGLAALGRVCMVAFVSEQGVWSSIMVVLAVLSMTVASLLALAQTSMKRMLAYSSVAHAGYALLGLIAGTADGASATMTYAFVYAFMTLGAFGIVVGMGERGETLDGYRGLAATTPWTAWLMFLFLLSLTGIPPTAGFAAKFGVILSAVQSGHLVLAVVAVLCSIVSAFFYLRVAVLMFMSDVQTPAPGRFPAAVSAAVVLAAFVTIVGGIFPGTFAVWASAQP
- a CDS encoding NADH-quinone oxidoreductase subunit A, which produces MSEYVGIVVTFVLAGALVAAFIALASTLGPRMPSAAKSVPFECGQDPLSLPTGHLSIKFYLTAILFILFDVELVFLYPLAVVFRDLGMWALAEVVIFLGVLMAGFFYAWDNGALEWQ
- a CDS encoding NADH-quinone oxidoreductase subunit B, producing the protein MSGEGGFVTSRLDEAIGWARKFSIFQYPFVTACCGMEYMATACAHYDVDRFGAGLPRFSPRQADVLFVVGTISHKMAPILKRIYDQLAEPKWVVSFGVCTCTGGFYDNYATVMGIDTIIPVDVYIPGCPPRPEYVLDGLLKLQARIAEQHATGQRPVPELRPAMQRPVFEP
- a CDS encoding NADH-quinone oxidoreductase subunit C: MSAVSLIQAVRDRFPAAVTASHSFRGDATVIVARAALLEVMRSLKEDAVFQMNVLMDLTAVDFSAFGKKPSRAFFSSSGVAVRPSSGIPTLDPWPGPPADARFAVVYHFFSLPLKHRLRVEVLLQEDDPEVDSVTPLWAGADWLEREVWDMFGIRFRGHPNLKRILMYDEFVGHPLRKDYPVDKRQPLIGPVN
- the nuoD gene encoding NADH dehydrogenase (quinone) subunit D yields the protein MNTREMLLNVGPAHPAMHGIIRIVTTLDGERIVDIDVEIGYLHRGFEKMAETVDYNGVMPYTDRLNYVSPLINNMGYCMAVEKLLGMSVPDRCHYIRVIMSEISRISDHLTCVGASAMELGAFTVFLYMIKAREYLWDLVEMVTGARLTVTYCRVGGVKGDLPAGFDEACANAFKETRLVIKESDTLLTRNRIFVDRMSGTGKISAEDAISHGITGPFLRGCGVAYDVRKDCPYAVYDRLEFDVPVGTRGDNLDRYMVRMEEMEQSMRIVEQALREIPDGPVLASPDTAKPMPAAEMVDRAKVGNIRSIADSVAVTDPTLDGASKPLHLHIAGDEKRVFLPPKEDTYGNIEGLMQHFKLVMYGHGIQPPAGEVYFPVEGANGELGFYIVSDGSSSAYRVRVRPPCFAIMSALPKLLIGDMIADLTPTFGSVNMIGGELDR
- the nuoF gene encoding NADH-quinone oxidoreductase subunit NuoF; amino-acid sequence: MNFDALDSQAREIIQRYDQPRAAMLPLLWLVQAELGHVPAEAEFWVGRHLGVAVSHVREVVSFYSMFRTTPGGRRELRVCTSLPCLLRGAGDVLTRIQDQLGVRAGETTPGGELTVTAVECLCACEIAPMAQLDEQFVGPLDEPGALESILRDALRPATFAPLGGAKAGEPGDACHEPEPFISTAGPVLSTRFGNADGTWFDAYVESGGYVAAKRALSMTPAQIIDEISQSNLRGLGGAGFPTAKKWSFIPKNSARPVYLVVNADEGEPGTFKDRYILERDPHALLEGMIVATYSIGSHKAYVYIRGEYFRSADRFNRAVQEAHAHGWLGTNIQGSGFDLDVVVHRGAGAYICGEETALLTSLEGGKGFPKLKPPFPAISGLFHCPTIVNNVETLACVPFILREGAERFARLGTSTQGGTRLFSVCGHVQRPGLYEAPVGVSLRELIEGHAGGVRDGRTLKAVVPGGISAKVLTASEIDVQMDFDSLMAAGSMAGSGGVIVMDDTTCMFEALQSASKFFAHESCGQCSPCREGTGWVYRILNRIAEGKGRPQDLDDLLAIARDMEGKTICVFADAAAWPVQSYITKFREEFDAHVRIGTCPARSREVAACQP
- a CDS encoding 2Fe-2S iron-sulfur cluster-binding protein, which codes for MPTLTIDGRQVSSPDGTTVIQAAETLGIFVPRYCYHPALSVAGNCRICLVEVEKTAKLQIACNTPVSEGMVVHTTSEKAEDGRRAVLEFLLANHPLDCPVCDQSGECELQNFYMNFGLYDARFREQKVKKKKAVAIGPHVMLDQERCILCSRCVRFTDEITRTGEFGIFNRGDRAELGLYPGQELNNPYSGNVIDVCPVGALTEQDFRFKARVWYLSSAPSVCNGCAQGCNVDVHYVLDRPHLNGGARVMRLKPRYNPDVNQWWMCDEGRFGFHWIDRGRLTHVRHRGAESTWEQAVADISAALAPRDSGAARLGVIASSGLSNEELFLIREVFQRGLGASVMAAVPVPPGYSDDFLIRADKSPNTRGATILGLAGPGAPPVDSILADARAGRIDALWVFGLDLAALIGDAELDALSGTVDLLIYSGTNDNRTAAAAHWVLPTAAYLEKDGTFVNCQGRVQRIGCALPPLAGSREDWAVLLDIAQQLDHPFPWRTTQEIFLAMAKTVAAFEGMSYEAMGSQGLSIRQ